The Crocosphaera subtropica ATCC 51142 genome includes a window with the following:
- a CDS encoding nucleoside deaminase: MDEFMKAAIAEAKQGLKTGGIPIGSVLVKHNKIIGRGHNKRVQDGDPITHAEIDCLRNAGRIGNYQDTVLYSTLMPCYLCAGAVVQFNIKKVIAGESKTFTGAKQFMESHGVEVIDLDLAECQDLMKQFIEKNPRLWDEDIGQ; encoded by the coding sequence ATGGATGAGTTTATGAAAGCAGCTATCGCAGAAGCGAAGCAGGGGTTAAAAACGGGAGGTATTCCCATTGGTTCAGTGTTAGTCAAACATAATAAAATTATCGGCAGGGGACACAATAAACGAGTACAAGACGGTGATCCCATTACCCATGCAGAAATTGACTGTTTACGGAATGCCGGACGAATTGGTAATTATCAAGATACGGTACTTTATTCGACGTTAATGCCTTGTTATTTGTGTGCTGGTGCAGTGGTTCAATTTAATATTAAAAAGGTCATTGCAGGAGAATCTAAAACGTTTACAGGGGCTAAACAGTTTATGGAGTCTCATGGGGTTGAAGTGATTGATCTCGACCTAGCAGAATGCCAAGATTTAATGAAACAATTTATAGAAAAGAATCCTCGATTATGGGATGAAGATATTGGTCAGTAA
- the glyA gene encoding serine hydroxymethyltransferase, with protein MTDTNLDFLAQTDPTLAAMIQGELQRQREHLELIASENFTSPAVLAAQGSVLTNKYAEGLPKKRYYGGCEWVDQAEQLAIDRAKELFGAAHANVQPHSGAQANFAVFLALLNPGDTIMGMDLSHGGHLTHGSPVNVSGKWFKVSHYGVSPDTERLDYDSILELAKKEKPKLLICGYSAYPRIIEFDKFRAIADEVGAYLMADIAHIAGLVASGHHPNPLPYCDVVTTTTHKTLRGPRGGLIMTNNPELGKQFDKAVFPGTQGGPLEQVIAAKAVAFGEALKPEFKVYSGQVIANAQALANQLNQRGFKLVSGGTDNHLMLVDLRCIDMTGKEADKLVSEINITANKNTVPFDPESPFVTSGLRLGSPAMTTRGLGVEEFREIGNIIADCLLNRNDEAVKKDCLNRVKALCDRFPLYPHLNIPVPVLA; from the coding sequence GTGACTGATACCAATTTAGATTTTTTAGCCCAAACCGATCCCACCCTTGCTGCTATGATCCAAGGGGAATTACAACGGCAACGGGAACATTTAGAATTAATCGCTAGTGAAAATTTTACCTCTCCCGCCGTCTTAGCTGCACAAGGCTCGGTGTTGACCAATAAATATGCAGAAGGATTACCGAAAAAACGTTACTATGGCGGTTGTGAATGGGTCGATCAAGCCGAACAATTAGCGATTGATCGTGCCAAAGAGTTATTTGGAGCAGCCCACGCCAACGTCCAACCCCACTCAGGAGCGCAAGCAAATTTTGCTGTTTTCTTAGCTCTTTTGAATCCTGGGGATACCATTATGGGAATGGACCTATCTCATGGTGGCCATTTAACCCACGGTTCTCCTGTGAACGTTTCAGGTAAATGGTTCAAGGTATCTCATTATGGGGTGAGTCCTGACACCGAAAGATTAGACTATGATTCTATTTTAGAATTAGCCAAGAAAGAAAAGCCCAAATTACTGATCTGTGGTTACTCTGCCTATCCGAGAATTATCGAGTTTGATAAGTTTCGGGCGATCGCCGATGAAGTGGGAGCCTACCTCATGGCTGATATTGCCCATATTGCTGGTTTAGTAGCGAGTGGTCATCATCCTAACCCTTTACCTTATTGCGATGTAGTTACCACCACCACCCATAAAACTTTACGGGGTCCAAGAGGTGGCTTGATTATGACGAATAATCCTGAGTTGGGTAAGCAGTTCGATAAGGCCGTATTTCCTGGTACTCAAGGGGGTCCCTTAGAACAGGTGATTGCAGCGAAGGCGGTAGCCTTTGGAGAAGCCCTTAAGCCTGAGTTTAAGGTGTATTCTGGGCAAGTAATTGCCAATGCTCAAGCTCTAGCTAATCAATTAAATCAACGGGGCTTTAAGCTGGTTTCTGGTGGCACTGATAACCACTTAATGCTAGTCGATTTACGCTGCATTGATATGACTGGGAAAGAAGCGGACAAATTAGTGAGTGAAATTAATATTACCGCCAATAAAAATACAGTTCCCTTTGATCCAGAGTCTCCCTTTGTTACCAGTGGTCTAAGGTTAGGTTCCCCTGCTATGACTACCAGAGGATTAGGCGTTGAAGAATTTAGGGAAATTGGTAACATTATCGCTGATTGTTTACTCAATCGCAATGATGAAGCGGTCAAAAAAGATTGTTTGAACCGAGTAAAAGCTTTATGCGATCGCTTTCCCCTCTACCCCCATCTCAATATTCCTGTTCCTGTCTTAGCATAA
- a CDS encoding YkvA family protein, with amino-acid sequence MDSILKSFYNWYREKIQHPKYRWLIILGTVAYLLLPFDIAPDFIPILGWIDDGLIVSLLVTELSTLFLEHRQKGSKSSIPQEDKINQEQTIDVEPIS; translated from the coding sequence ATGGATTCTATTCTTAAATCCTTCTACAATTGGTATCGGGAAAAAATACAACATCCTAAATATCGTTGGCTTATTATTCTTGGAACCGTTGCTTATTTATTGCTTCCCTTTGACATTGCGCCGGATTTTATTCCTATTTTGGGTTGGATCGATGACGGGCTAATTGTATCTCTATTAGTGACCGAATTATCGACTTTGTTTTTAGAACATCGTCAAAAAGGGAGTAAATCATCTATTCCCCAAGAAGATAAGATTAACCAAGAGCAAACGATCGACGTTGAACCCATTTCCTAA